From one Deltaproteobacteria bacterium genomic stretch:
- a CDS encoding alpha/beta hydrolase, giving the protein MTEPIMATSAGHGVKIQTAQWDGNGKPILCIHGITANCRCWDVMASSLSPAHRVVAMDLRGRGLSESPNTGYSIAHHCQDILALLDDLQLEKAVIMGHSLGAFISVVFGAEHPERVDRIILVDGGGKLSDIQMAKVFVGIKPSLDRLGRVFPSFGAYLDLMKSAPFFKSWTPALETYYQYEIEEVEGGVRSRIDPAHIQEERENLGKVDVSQFYQKISCPVLVLRATEGMVAEDDLLLPQDVVERMVREIPHARYVDIPGTNHYSIVFDQNGMRDRAILEFLAG; this is encoded by the coding sequence ATGACTGAACCGATAATGGCAACCTCTGCGGGCCACGGGGTGAAAATCCAAACGGCCCAATGGGACGGCAACGGGAAACCCATACTCTGCATTCACGGCATTACGGCCAACTGTCGCTGCTGGGACGTGATGGCATCCAGCCTGAGTCCTGCCCACCGTGTGGTGGCCATGGACCTGCGGGGGAGGGGACTTTCGGAGAGTCCGAACACCGGGTACTCCATTGCGCATCACTGTCAAGACATACTCGCGCTCTTGGATGATCTGCAGCTTGAAAAGGCGGTTATCATGGGGCACTCGCTGGGCGCGTTTATCTCCGTGGTTTTTGGGGCGGAGCATCCGGAGCGGGTGGATCGCATCATCCTGGTGGACGGGGGCGGAAAGCTGTCGGATATTCAGATGGCAAAAGTCTTTGTGGGGATCAAGCCCTCCCTGGACCGTCTCGGCCGGGTCTTCCCTTCTTTCGGGGCCTACCTGGACCTCATGAAAAGCGCCCCGTTTTTTAAATCGTGGACCCCGGCCCTGGAAACCTATTACCAATATGAGATTGAAGAAGTGGAGGGCGGGGTTCGATCCAGGATCGATCCTGCACACATCCAGGAAGAACGTGAAAACCTGGGGAAAGTGGATGTATCTCAGTTTTATCAAAAGATTTCCTGTCCGGTGCTGGTCCTTCGCGCCACGGAGGGGATGGTGGCTGAAGACGACCTTCTGCTGCCGCAGGACGTGGTCGAGAGGATGGTTCGGGAGATCCCCCATGCCCGATATGTGGACATACCGGGAACCAATCATTATTCCATTGTGTTTGATCAGAATGGGATGCGGGATCGCGCGATCCTGGAATTCCTCGCCGGGTAA
- a CDS encoding branched-chain amino acid ABC transporter permease: protein MIDKGETVTDFTPVQQERFQDEQTRYSRPAVLIQIVALAVLAAIPLILPSFRVMDVVAKIMIFTIVVASYDLILGYTGLLSLGHSMFFGIGAYSLALVIYHSAEPCWYHLLVAAGVALALSIVLALVIAFFSLRVKAIFFAMMTLALAEFTDILAVQWYDLTRAEDGVSFKLPGIFDVGWSGPTLGGIELNGRFMIYYFILLVSVILFLMMVRFIRSPVGRVLKAIRDNEPRATALGYKTFRYQVFSIVFGSGMASLGGILFAMWLGYVNPGSTLSTPIMLNILLMVIIGGLGTLYGSIIGAAFIKITETWLPDLQNAAEAIFPNMVILHRLAERWILYFGILFILVVFFFPRGFVGTAREMIRRRRAMARKGR from the coding sequence ATGATAGATAAGGGGGAGACAGTGACCGATTTCACTCCGGTGCAACAAGAGAGATTCCAGGATGAGCAAACCCGGTATTCCAGACCGGCGGTTCTCATCCAGATCGTGGCCCTGGCCGTACTGGCCGCGATCCCGCTGATCCTCCCTTCCTTCAGGGTCATGGATGTGGTGGCCAAGATCATGATCTTTACCATTGTTGTGGCATCCTATGACCTGATCCTCGGTTATACCGGCCTCCTTTCCCTCGGGCATTCCATGTTCTTCGGTATCGGGGCCTACTCCCTGGCCCTGGTGATCTACCACTCGGCCGAGCCCTGCTGGTATCATCTCCTTGTGGCTGCGGGCGTGGCCCTGGCCCTGAGTATCGTCCTGGCCCTTGTCATCGCCTTTTTTTCCCTCAGGGTAAAGGCCATCTTCTTTGCCATGATGACCCTGGCACTGGCGGAATTTACCGATATCCTTGCGGTCCAGTGGTATGACCTCACCAGGGCCGAGGACGGGGTTTCCTTCAAACTGCCCGGGATTTTCGACGTGGGCTGGTCCGGTCCCACCCTTGGGGGGATTGAGCTCAACGGCAGGTTCATGATCTACTACTTCATCCTTCTGGTCTCTGTGATTCTTTTTCTCATGATGGTCCGGTTTATCCGATCCCCGGTGGGGAGGGTCCTTAAGGCCATTCGGGATAACGAGCCCCGGGCCACGGCCCTGGGCTACAAGACCTTTCGCTATCAGGTCTTTTCCATCGTGTTCGGATCCGGAATGGCCTCTCTGGGAGGGATCCTTTTTGCCATGTGGCTGGGATATGTCAATCCCGGATCCACCCTGAGTACGCCGATCATGCTCAATATCCTCCTGATGGTCATCATCGGCGGGCTGGGAACCCTGTATGGATCCATTATCGGTGCGGCATTTATCAAGATCACGGAGACCTGGCTCCCGGACCTGCAAAACGCAGCCGAGGCGATCTTTCCCAATATGGTGATCCTTCACCGGCTGGCTGAACGATGGATCCTCTATTTCGGAATCCTGTTCATCCTCGTGGTCTTTTTCTTTCCAAGAGGTTTTGTGGGGACCGCACGGGAGATGATCCGCCGGCGGAGGGCCATGGCACGGAAGGGGCGTTGA